In one Capricornis sumatraensis isolate serow.1 chromosome 1, serow.2, whole genome shotgun sequence genomic region, the following are encoded:
- the LOC138081395 gene encoding olfactory receptor 1L8-like, whose translation MERLNQTSRVSEFILLGLSSRPEDQKPLFILFLIIYLVTITGNLLIILAIHSDSQLHTPMYFFLSFLSFTDVCFTTTIVPRMLVNFVSHKTISYAGCLTQMYFTYALGNTDSWLLVVMAFDRYVAICDPFHYVTIMSHHRCVLLVAISCSLPHFHSLLHTLLLNQLTFCDSNTIHHFLCDLSPLMKLSCSSTFVNEIVLMTEASAFLVTPFLCIAFSYVRILITVLKIPSAAGKHKAFSTCGSHLTVVTLFYGSIFYVYLQPVSTYTVRDHMATIVYTVLSSMLNPFIYSLRNKDLKQGLRKLVGRRKPQAAPS comes from the coding sequence ATGGAAAGACTCAACCAAACAAGCAGAGTCTCTGAATTCATCCTCCTGGGACTCTCCTCCCGGCCTGAGGACCAGAAGCCACTCTTCATCCTCTTCCTCATCATATATCTGGTCACCATAACAGGGAACCTGCTCATCATCCTGGCCATCCACTCTGACTCCCAACTGCACACCCCCATGTATTTCTTTTTgagtttcctgtctttcactgacGTTTGCTTCACAACAACCATTGTCCCCAGGATGTTGGTGAACTTTGTGTCACATAAGACCATCTCCTATGCTGGGTGCCTTACCcagatgtattttacatatgccTTGGGCAACACTGACAGTTGGCTTCTAGTAGTCATGGCCtttgaccgctatgtggccatctgtgaCCCCTTCCACTATGTCACCATCATGAGTCACCACCGCTGTGTCTTGCTGGTGGCTATCTCCTGCTCATTGCCTCACTTCCACTCACTCCTACACACACTTCTACTGAATCAGCTCACCTTCTGTGACTCCAATACTATCCATCATTTTCTCTGTGACCTCAGCCCTCTGATGAAATTATCCTGCTCCTCCACATTTGTCAATGAAATTGTGTTAATGACAGAAGCATCTGCCTTTTTGGTGACTCCTTTTCTATGCATTGCTTTTTCTTATGTACGAATCCTCATCACGGTTCTCAAAATTCCCTCAGCTGCTGGGAAACAcaaagccttctccacctgtgggTCTCACCTCACTGTGGTAACACTCTTTTATGGAAGCATCTTCTATGTCTATTTACAGCCTGTGTCCACCTACACTGTCAGGGACCACATGGCAACAATTGTCTACACAGTTCTGTCCTCCATGCTCAATCCTTTTATCTACAGCCTAAGAAACAAAGACCTGAAACAGGGTctgaggaagctggtgggcaggAGGAAACCTCAGGCAGCACCCTCTTGA
- the LOC138081459 gene encoding olfactory receptor 1L8-like — MERLNQTSRVSEFILLGLSSRPEDQKPLFILFLIIYLVTITGNLLIILAIHSDSQLQTPMYFFLSFLSFIDICFTTTIVPRMLVNFLSHKTISYAGCLTQMYFIYALGNTDSWLLVVMAFDRYVAICDPFHYVTIMSHRRCVLLVAFSCSLPHFHSLLHTLLLNQVTFCDSNIIHHFLCDFSPLVKLSCSSTYVNEIVMMIEGSVFLVTPFLCIAFSYIRILLAVLKIPSAAGKRKAFSTCGSHLTVVTLFYGSIFYVYLQPVSTYTVRDHMATIVYTVLTSTLNPFIYSLRNKDLKQGLRKLLVGRKP, encoded by the coding sequence ATGGAAAGACTCAACCAAACCAGCAGAGTCTCTGAATTCATCCTGCTGGGACTCTCCTCCCGGCCTGAGGACCAGAAGCCACTCTTCATCCTCTTCCTCATCATATATCTGGTCACCATAACAGGGAACCTGCTCATCATCCTGGCCATCCACTCTGACTCCCAGCTCCAAACGCCCATGTATTTCTTCTTGAGTTTCCTGTCTTTCATTGACATTTGCTTCACAACAACCATTGTCCCCAGGATGCTGGTGAACTTTCTGTCACATAAGACCATCTCCTATGCTGGGTGTCTGACCcagatgtattttatatatgcCTTGGGCAACACTGACAGTTGGCTTCTAGTAGTCATGGCCtttgaccgctatgtggccatctgtgaCCCCTTCCATTATGTCACCATCATGAGTCACCGCCGCTGTGTCTTGCTGGTGGCTTTCTCCTGCTCACTGCCTCATTTCCACTCACTCCTACATACACTTCTGCTGAATCAGGTCACTTTCTGTGACTCTAATATTATCCACCACTTCCTCTGTGACTTTAGCCCTCTGGTGAAATTATCCTGCTCCTCCACATATGTCAATGAAATTGTGATGATGATAGAAGGATCTGTTTTTTTGGTGACTCCCTTTCTATGCATTGCTTTTTCTTATATACGAATCCTCCTTGCGGTTCTCAAAATTCCCTCAGCTGCTGGGAAACGGAAAGCCTTCTCCACGTGTGGGTCTCACCTCACTGTGGTAACACTCTTTTATGGAAGCATCTTCTATGTCTATTTACAGCCTGTGTCCACCTATACCGTCAGGGACCACATGGCAACAATTGTCTACACAGTTTTAACTTCCACCCTCAATCCCTTTATCTACAGCCTGAGAAACAAAGACCTGAAGCAGGGCCTGAGAAAGCTGTTGGTTGGAAGGAAACCATAG
- the LOC138081466 gene encoding olfactory receptor 1L8-like, whose product MERLNQTSSVSEFILLGLSSRPEDQKPLFNLFLIIYLVTVTGNLLIILAVHSDPQLHTPMYFFLSVLSFTDICFTTTIVPRMLVNFLSHKTISYAGCLSQMYFIYALGNTDSCLLAVMAFDRYVAICDPFHYVTTMSHCCCVLLVAFSCSLPHFHSLLHTLLLSQLTFCDSKVIHHFLCDISPLMKLSCSPTLINEIVIMTEGPVLLVTPFLFITFSYIRILIAILKIPSTSGKCKAFSTCGSHLTVVTLFYGSIFYVYLQPVSTYTVRDHMATIVYTVLSSMLNPFIYSLRNKDLKQGLRKLVGRRNPQAAPP is encoded by the coding sequence ATGGAAAGACTCAACCAAACCAGCAGTGTTTCTGAGTTCATCCTCCTGGGACTCTCCTCCCGGCCTGAGGACCAGAAGCCACTCTTCAACCTCTTCCTCATTATATACCTGGTCACCGTAACAGGGAACCTGCTCATCATCCTTGCTGTCCACTCTGACCCCCAACTGCACACCCCCATGTATTTCTTCTTGAGTGTCCTATCTTTCACTGACATTTGCTTCACAACAACCATTGTCCCCAGGATGCTGGTGAACTTCCTGTCACATAAGACCATCTCCTATGCTGGGTGTCTGTCCCAGATGTATTTCATATATGCTCTGGGCAACACTGACAGCTGCCTTCTGGCAGTCATGGCCtttgaccgctatgtggccatctgcgaCCCCTTCCACTATGTCACCACAATGAGCCACTGCTGCTGTGTCCTGCTGGTGGCCTTCTCCTGCTCATTGCCTCACTTCCACTCACTCCTACACACACTTCTGCTGAGTCAGCTCACCTTCTGTGACTCTAAAGTTATCCATCATTTTCTCTGTGACATCAGCCCTCTGATGAAATTGTCCTGCTCCCCCACATTAATCAATGAAATTGTGATAATGACAGAAGGACCTGTTCTTTTGGTGACCCCCTTTCTATTCATTACTTTCTCTTATATACGAATCCTCATTGCAATTCTCAAAATTCCCTCAACTTCTGGGAAATGCAAAGCCTTCTCCACATGTGGTTCGCACCTCACTGTGGTAACACTCTTTTATGGAAGCATCTTCTATGTCTATTTACAACCTGTGTCCACCTACACAGTCAGGGACCACATGGCAACAATTGTCTACACAGTTCTGTCCTCCATGCTCAATCCTTTTATCTACAGCCTAAGAAACAAAGACCTGAAACAGGGTctgaggaagctggtgggcaggAGGAATCCTCAGGCAGCACCCCCTTGA